One genomic window of Verrucomicrobiota bacterium includes the following:
- a CDS encoding tRNA-dihydrouridine synthase family protein has translation MQDVTDLPFWDVLKEYGGPDVYYAEYFRVHATSSLEKPILRSIVENPTGRPVVAQMIGNDIEALVRTARTLQRYPVAAIDLNLGCPAPVVYRKCAGGGLLREPERVDR, from the coding sequence ATGCAGGATGTCACCGATCTGCCGTTTTGGGACGTCCTCAAAGAGTATGGCGGACCCGACGTGTATTACGCCGAGTATTTCCGCGTCCACGCCACCTCCTCGCTCGAGAAACCCATTCTCCGTTCGATCGTGGAAAATCCCACGGGCCGGCCTGTGGTCGCCCAAATGATCGGAAATGACATCGAGGCACTCGTCCGCACCGCACGAACCCTCCAGCGCTACCCCGTCGCCGCCATCGACCTCAATCTCGGCTGCCCCGCACCCGTGGTCTATCGGAAGTGCGCCGGAGGCGGACTCCTTCGCGAACCCGAGCGCGTCGATCGA